A region from the Benincasa hispida cultivar B227 chromosome 10, ASM972705v1, whole genome shotgun sequence genome encodes:
- the LOC120088948 gene encoding LOW QUALITY PROTEIN: uncharacterized protein LOC120088948 (The sequence of the model RefSeq protein was modified relative to this genomic sequence to represent the inferred CDS: deleted 1 base in 1 codon; substituted 3 bases at 3 genomic stop codons), which translates to MSQGEEVPQVQDTNMAILQAIQGMMEMMREDRQERRAQQQRVSQEDEGVIDLVEQERQLRGKGNMRGKGRNNMHPRRGERIHEDRDSGVKLKIPPFCGTSDAEKMRLAISEFTNHAGNWYQHLKSERRRKEEDPIETWEELKESMRKRYVPKHYERDLRNKLQVLRQGTKSVAEYYQEMETLIERANIREEEEDTKSRFLGGLNREIVHIVDRYPQLYLEDMYHYAIKIEEQLREEKEHSKRYNSKANTFSNSNVWNKDGFVNRSETKGKFVTPKRLEAGSTFTKKNEASKEEREKSNSTQCWKCKGFGHMSKDCVNKKVMVIRNGIIDLEDECDEQGGSLKEESKAFDDEYIEEGNSISLVARRVLNVQIKEEKVEDQRENLFHTRCLIEGTPCSLVIDSGSCTNVVSSFLVKRLQLTTVPHPKPYKLQWLTNKGELKVNSQVLVSFTLERYKDEVLCDVVPMHAGDMLLGRPCNMIENAFKSLLMEFNDMFPHEDAPTGLPLLREIEHKIDFILGATLPNMAAYRTNPIETKEIQRQVEELMDKGYVQEIMSPCSVPVILVPKKDGTWRIVMGVKVDEGKVKAIREXPTPTNATEVRYFHGLASFYRRFIKDFSSTASPLNELIKKNVKFEWKEKQENAFNELKDKLTNAPCLALPNFDQSFEIECDASGIGIXVVLMQEKRPFLFFSEKLNGAQLSYPTYDKELHALVRALQVWQHYLWPKEFIHTDHESLKYLKSQTKLKKRHAKWVEFIETFPYVIHYKKGKDNVVADALSRRHLNFMIXKEKLCIPKCSIQELLMKEAHGGGLIGNFGEFKTYNMLAEHFYWLKMRKDVNKVCKQCFKCKEAKSKTQPHGLYTPLDVSSEPWVDISMNFILGLPKTRRHHDSIFVVVDRFSKMAHFIPCHKTDDATNIANLFFREVVRLHGIPKTIVSDRDAKLLSHFWKVLWGKLGTKLLFSTTCHPQTDGKTEVVNRTLGTLLRSLMSENIKSCKDTLPFVEFAYNRAIHSTTHCSPFKVVYGFNPLTLLDLSPLPWVWVHLRKERFPDQRMSKLQPRGDGPFQVIERINDNAYKLDLRDLDLRTNPFKERGDDVNSIIEPLHIPKGPIIISKSAGQFGGGRGEDPHSHMKRFLETCNSFMIPGITQEVQEDTETLNAAWERFKGLVKNCPNHGLPLTIQMETFYGGLNRASQMAADAAAAGGLMDKSYTEAKDILDHIAKHNIEWVDDTYDGRNDRRRRS; encoded by the exons atgtcaCAGGGTGAAGAAGTACCACAAGTACAAGATACTAATATGGCAATTCTTCAAGCCATTCAAGGCATGATGGAAATGATGAGGGAAGATAGGCAAGAAAGAAGGGCACAACAACAAAGAGTCTCACAAGAAGACGAGGGAGTAATTGACTTAGTTGAACAAGAAAGACAACTTAGAGGAAAAGGAAACATGagaggaaaaggaagaaataatatGCACCCTAGACGAGGAGAAAGAATCCATGAAGATAGAGATAGTGGAGTCAAGCTCAAAATTCCACCATTTTGTGGAACGTCGGATGCGGAG AAGATGAGACTTGCCATTTCCGAATTCACTAACCATGCAGGAAATTGGTATCAACATCTCAAATCTGAGAGAAGGAGGAAAGAGGAGGATCCGATTGAAACTTGGGAAGAACTTAAAGAATCCATGAGAAAGAGGTATGTTCCAAAACATTATGAAAGAGATTTGAGAAATAAATTGCAAGTTTTGAGGCAGGGAACGAAAAGTGTAGCTGAATATTATCAAGAGATGGAAACTTTGATAGAAAGAGCAAATattcgagaagaagaagaagacaccaaGTCTAGATTCCTTGGAGGTTTAAATCGAGAAATTGTTCATATCGTTGATAGATATCCACAACTATACTTGGAAGATATGTATCATTATgcaatcaaaattgaagaacaattgagagaagaaaaggaacaTTCCAAGAGGTATAATTCTAAAGCTAATACCTTTTCAAATTCTAATGTTTGGAACAAGGATGGTTTTGTGAATAGGAGTGAAACAAAAGGGAAGTTTGTGACTCCTAAAAGATTGGAAGCCGGGAGCACCTTTACTAAAAAGAATGAAGCTTCAAAAGAGGAAAGAGAGAAATCTAATTCCACTCAATGTTGGAAGTGCAAAGGATTTGGGCACATGAGCAAAGATTGTGTCAATAAAAAAGTCATGGTCATAAGaaatggaattattgatttagaagatgaatgtgatgaacaaGGTGGCAGCCTTAAGGAAGAATCTAAAGCCTTTGATGATGAGTACATTGAAGAAGGTAACTCCATATCCTTAGTTGCAAGAAGAGTACTTAATGTGCAGATCAAGGAGGAGAAAGTTGAAGATCAAAGGGAAAACTTATTTCACACAAGGTGCTTGATTGAAGGAACCCCATGTAGCTTGGTGATTGATAGTGGAAGTTGCACAAATGTAGTAAGTAGTTTTCTTGTAAAAAGACTCCAACTCACTACT GTTCCACATCCAAAACCATATAAACTTCAATGGTTAACAAACAAAGGAGAATTGAAGGTAAACTCTCAAgttcttgtttcttttacttTGGAAAGATATAAGGATGAGGTTCTTTGCGATGTAGTACCTATGCATGCGGGTGATATGTTATTGGGCCGACCTTGCAATATGATAGAGAA TGCTTTTAAATCTCTTTTGATGGAATTTAATGatatgtttccacatgaagatGCACCTACGGGTTTACCTCTTTTAAGAGAAATTGAGCACAAAATTGACTTTATACTCGGGGCAACACTTCCAAATATGGCGGCCTACAGGACCAATCCAATCGAGACCAAGGAAATTCAAAGGCAAGTGGAAGAACTCATGGATAAAGGTTATGTTCAAGAAATCATGAGTCCTTGTTCGGTTCCAGTCATTTTAGTGCCCAAGAAAGATGGAACATGGAGGATTGT GATGGGGGTGAAAGTTGATGAAGGAAAGGTCAAGGCTATTCGAGAGTGACCAACACCCACCAATGCAACCGAGGTGAGATATTTTCATGGTTTGGCTAGTTTTTATAGAAGGTTTATTAAGGATTTCAGTAGCACAGCCTCACCGTTGAATGAACTTATTAAAAAGAATGTGAAATTTGAAtggaaagaaaaacaagaaaatgcattcaatGAATTGAAAGATAAATTGACTAATGCACCTTGCCTTGCTTTACCTAACTTTGACCAAtcttttgaaattgaatgtGATGCAAGTGGGATAGGGATTTGAGTTGTTTTAATGCAAGAAAAGAGGCCATTCCTATTCTTTAGTGAGAAGCTAAATGGAGCACAGCTTAGCTACCCCACATATGATAAAGAATTACATGCACTTGTAAGGGCTTTGCAAGTTTGGCAACATTACTTGTGGCCAAAAGAGTTTATCCACACGGATCATGAAAGCTTGAAGTACCTCAAAAGCCAAACAAAGTTGAAGAAGAGGCATGCTAAATGGGTAGAGTTCATTGAGACATTTCCATATGTCATTCATTACAAGAAAGGTAAGGATAATGTGGTGGCTGATGCATTATCAAGAAG ACATCTGAATTTCATGATAT GAAAGGAAAAACTTTGTATTCCCAAGTGTTCCATTCAAGAGTTGCTTATGAAGGAAGCTCATGGGGGAGGATTAATAGGGAATTTTGGGgaatttaaaacatataacatGTTGGCTGAACATTTTTATTGGTTGAAAATGAGAAAAGATGTGAATAAAGTGTGCAAACAATGTTTCAAATGTAAGGAGGCTAAGTCTAAGACACAACCACATGGTCTTTACACACCTTTAGATGTTTCTAGTGAACCTTGGGTTGACATTAgcatgaattttattttaggaCTACCAAAGACTAGGAGACATCATGATAGCATTTTTGTGGTAGTTGATAGGTTTAGTAAAATGGCACATTTCATACCATGTCATAAAACAGATGATGCTACTAACATAGCTAATCTTTTCTTTAGAGAAGTGGTTAGATTGCATGGAATTCCTAAAACCATTGTTAGTGATAGAGATGCAAAACTTTTAAGTCATTTTTGGAAAGTTTTGTGGGGTAAATTGGGAACTAAGCttttgttttcaacaacttGTCACCCACAAACTGATGGGAAAACTGAGGTGGTTAATAGAACATTAGGAACTTTGCTTAGGTCATTAATGTCTGAAAATATCAAGTCTTGTAAGGATACTCTACCTTTTGTAGAGTTTGCTTACAATAGAGCAATACATAGCACTACTCATTGTTCACCTTTTAAGGTTGtgtatggctttaatccattaacTCTGTTAGATTTGTCACCCTTGCC TTGGGTTTGGGTTCATCTACGAAAGGAAAGGTTTCCAGATCAAAGGATGTCTAAACTTCAACCAAGAGgagatggtccatttcaagtgATAGAGCGGATTAATGATAATGCCTACAAATTGGATCTTCGAG ACCTTGATTTGAGGACAAATCCTTttaaagaaaggggggatgatgTGAATTCAATCATTGAACCATTGCATATACCTAAAGGACCAATTATAATAAGCAAG AGTGCTggacaatttgggggtggtcGTGGTGAAGATCCCCACTCCCATATGAAGCGTTTCTTGGAAACATGTAATTCATTTatgattcctggaatcacccAAGAG GTACAAGAAGATACTGAGACCTTAAACGCCGCATGGGAGCGTTTTAAGGGCTTAGTCAAAAATTGCCCAAACCATGGACTACCACTGACTATCCAAATGGAGACGTTTTATGGAGGACTGAATAGAGCATCACAGATGGCAGCAGATGCAGCAGCAGCTGGTGGACTTATGGACAAATCCTATACTGAGGCTAAAGACATATTAGACCACATTGCTAAACATAATATAGAATGGGTGGATGATACATATGATGGAAGAAATGACAGGAGAAGGAGATCTTAG